The genomic window CAGTAACATTTTTTAAGATTGTGCAACATTTGTATAAGTTTTTTTCAGCATCTACTAAGCGTTGGCAAGTGTATCAAGATAAGGTTGGTGGTCTCACAGTTAAAGCATTGTCAGATACGCGATGGGAAAGCCATATTGAGGCTCTTAGtaagttgaaaattttgaaaatttataCTTGGGATGGTTGTTTGGCACCATCTACTGCTTGTGGTTAATTCAGTTAGTAAGTTGCTTCAAAATAAGGATATGCATCTCGATACTGCCGTGAAGAGATTTAAAGATCTTGTTTCTTTCATTGACAATTATAGAAAGACTGTATTTGAGAATTCGTTGATTGAAGCTACAGCGGTCGCTGCAACAATGGGGATTGAACCTCATTTTCCAGAAAAACGCATAATTAAAAGAACAAGACATTTTGATGATGAAAGTGCATCCGAAGAAGCACCACCATCAGGTAAAGATTCCTTTGAAGTTAACTATTTCAATTACATATTAGATCAAGCTATATCTTCACTCACTAGTAGATTTGAACAATTTCAAGAGTTCGCGGAAATTTTTGGATTCTTATATAATGTTGATCAGTTGCGTTCtcttgatgatgatatcttattGGATTCTTGTATCAATCTTGAAAATCATCTAAAGCATGGTATGAGTTCCGACATTAATGGGCATGACTTATATGCGGAATTCAAAGTTTTAAAAAGTTATCTGCCAGCCGAAACCGGTAAAGCAATTGATGTATTGAATTTCTTAAAGGATATGGAAGGTTGCTACCCGAATGCGTTTATTGCATACAGAATCTTATTGACAATTCCAGTTACAGTCGCCTCGGCTGAACGAAGTTTTTCGAAGTTGAATTTAATCAAAAATTATCTTCGGTCGACGATGTCACAAGAAAGGTTGAATGGGTTAGCAATGTTGTCTATTGAGATTGAGATGTTAgataatattgattttgatagtaTATTTGAAGATCAGTTTTTATCATGAGATAAATGTACTTGCTTTATGGTTTTAGCCTCATTTTTGTTGCAGTATCGCTTGACAGTGTAATGCTATCTCAAATTGCTAGAATTCTTGTTATTTTGCTTATATAGGCCCCCATTTAAGTAAGTTCGCCTAGGGCCTCTAAAACCTTTGGTACGTCCCTGGCTGTATGGGTGATATTTCAGACGTACAGGGAGATAATAATTGCAGCTGGTGGTCTAACTTTGGAAGGAGTAGGATTCGGAAAGGAGATGAGCTGTTTTATGCGGCCGGAGTTCGCTAATCGCCTGAATTTGGTTGAGCTGGTTTTGTGTTTGGTCTAGGAAGGAAGTCTGTGGATAAGCTGTGAAATTGCAGCCGCTGGTTCTTCTCGTATTTCTACCAGTTTCGAACTAGCAAGGGAGAGGAATGAAGTGTAGCAGCTAAGTTAGGCTGGCGGAGGATAGCCAatgagaagatgaagagaagaaGTTTAGGCCGTGACCTGAGTTGAGAAGTGAGTTGGCTGTTATATCGAATGGAGTTGAATATGAGAATGAATGAGTGCTACTGGTGAAGTCGTGATGGAGAATATTTTATGGCTGAAGCAACGAACTGGTACATCAAAGATAGAGAAGGGTTTGTATGTTAGCCGATGATCGAGGAGAAGAACGGACACCAGTATGTTGTGGTTTGAGATCGAGTGGCTGGAATTCCATCGTCAGGTGGTGATTGTAATGATGTTAATCGAGTTGTGTAAGTTCAGGGCACATGATTGAACTGATTGTTACTGATGGAGTTAGGAGTTGGATGATCAGAAACAGGCATTAGCCGGACTTTGGAATGGCCTGGATGTAGAATTCAGTTTGGGTATTGGACTTGGCTTATTGGGCATTTAACGGCTGGGTCTCACTCGCACATCTTCACGGCTCCACATATATTTAGATTGAGAAGAACGAAAAGGGGGAGCTGCGGAGACACAGCCGATTAGGGTTGAaagttctttttcattttttgtttcgattagctaggatttttatttctattGATTCATGgcttttaagaaagtcatggctggctaatccatgttagggtgaaaggatgaacttgtagaCTGATTTATTTGTGTTTTTGAAACAAGGATTTTCTATAATATGAGCTTAATGATTATGGTTTTGTTTCTCTATCAATGACTTACTTTCTAGCtagatttttcatgttctatgccatgtatagtccatagttagatcAGTGGAAAGACTCATTGAACCTTAGCAATAATCGTTttatgaatttcatttgactatttatgccatgtatatctagtgcttaagaattctaTTTTAAGTTGAGAACAAACAATTTTTTTGATAAATCTTGTCGACAATCGTTAAATGAAATATCTTTCGTGTCAACACCCTTTGTGATTGAATACAATAATTTACCTATAACGGATTCTCGGAACCTTAACACCTTAGCATCCTCGGTTacgtttttattattttgctttcaTTATTCCATAAACATtctaaaatattgaatttgatttgttacttttgatattagttagtagtagtattttacattcctcgtgggaacgatctgtatttgccattgttctactagttagacattgtgcacttgcagttatatttattgtaggttttcgagcCTATCATCAAGCTTCAATTCTTTAGCCCATTTCATAGCTTTCCACAAACCCATGCATTCAGCCTGTTCTGCACTTCTGACTTCGTTCAAGTAGATGCACCCTGCTGCCTGTTGTGCACCTGCAAAATTTCTTATGATTAGACCAATGCCTCATGTATGATTATTTGAATCAAAAGAACCATCACAATTTAAAGTAATGTAATTTATAGTAGGTGGAATCCAATGGACATTCTAAGCGTTCACTTTATGAGAGATATGGGAGATATTGACAATCCTGCTTGATTGTTCTTTAATTAAAATCTTGCACTTTTGGATGATTGTATCAATGCTTGTGTCACTGTGTCGAAACACCAGCTTGTTGCATCTTTCTATCTATATGTTCCACGCAATTATGGATCTCTTCACTAATTCTTTCTCATTAATGACTCCACTATGTAAGCTATCAAACCATTCTCCAATCCACTCAGACAATGAGCCTCCGTTATTTGAAGTCCAACCTGAGACAACAAACCACACCGCTCTTGAATAGTTACAATGCATGATAAGATGAGCAGTCGTTTCTGCTTGGAGATTTCACATGGGGAAAGAGATATCATCACCAACAATAAAAGTACCCAGAACATCTTTAGTGGAGAGAAGTGCAGAGATGGCTTTCCACAAAAATTGACGAATCCTTGGTAAGATAGGCAGTTTCCACAGTCTAGTATAGATTCTCCTCATTCTGCCATCCACAGGTTGAAAATGCGAGATTTCATCATACATCTTCTGATAGCAAGATTTAACTGAAAAATTCCCATTTTTCTCCAATAGTCATATTAACCTGTCTGTCTGAAATGGGTGAATAGGGATACGCACAATAAGAACCAAAATCTCAGGGTTGAATAATTCCCTGAGCAGCTCAATATTCCAGACTGCATAGTCTGACATGAATAGTTGATGCACATAGGTATATTGTTGAGCCGTTGTACACCCTTGTCTTGGCTGAGGTGGATCTTGAAGTCTGGAATCCATCGTTGCGACCATATGAGAACTGATTTACCATTACCTAAATTCCAACAGCTATTTTTCTGAATAAATGGGAGTTCTGAACTGATACTGCTCCAAGACCAGGTTGTgtttgatttcttcttcaaatctGAAAGGTTCCCATCAGGATAGTACTTCGCGTGTAGGGATTTAGCCATAATAGAAGATTTATCCGAACATATTTTCCAAGCTGACTTAACCAACAAGACTCTATTGAATATTTGCATGTCATTAAAGCCAAGACCCCCTCTCCAGGTGACGATTTTCCTTCCTTTATTGGTTTTTTTGTTCTCCAGAAAGCTTGCTGATTAGAGATCATTTTATTAATGGTAACTTCTGGGAGTTTAAAACTATGCATATGATGGATTGGAATGGTGTTGGAGACGTCTTTAATCATTACAGATCGGAAAGCCTCAGACATGTTACTAGCATTCCAGTTTGAAAAACGTCGATCCATCTTCTCGTGCAGAACTGCAAAAGACACTCTTCTATTTCTTCCAACGAAAAATGGCAGACCCAATTATTGCTCTTCTTTTAGGTTCAGCTCCCGTACCTGAAGAATGCCACTGAAATCTTGACGAACAGCAGGCTCCATATTGGATGAGAAATAAACCGCAGACTTATTGAAGTTTATCAATTGGCCTGAACAAGCACTGAACTCTTCAATAACTTGAAGAAGTTTGTTAGTTTGATCCAATGTAACCTTACAAAACAGAATACAATCATCCGCAAAAAGAAGATGATTAATCTTAGGTGCTCTTGGGATTTTCATACCTGTGAATTATTTAGTTCTTTCACAATGAGCAAGAACTCTCGAAAAAGACTCCATAGCCAAGATGAATAAATATGGAGGTAGTGGATCTCCTTGACGAATTCCCCTGGTTGGATTAAAGGATTTTTTTGGAATGCCATTTAGAAGCACTTCAATCTGTGTTGTGCTAACACATTGATGGATGAGCTGACAGAACTTGTCTCCAAAACCAAACTGTTTTAAGACATCACTCAGAAAACTCCACTCGAGTCTGTTgaaagctttcgacatatccATCTTAAGAGATAAGTGACCACTTTTGCCTTCCTTCCTCTTCATAGCTTGAACAATCTCTTGAACTAGACACACATTCTCAGAAGTTAATCTTCTTGGGACATAAGCAGCTTGCATTGGTGAGATTATTTTTGCGATATGTTTCTTCAttctaagagagataactttggaTATGATCTTATAGATATGTATTTCATAATGAAATTGGTCTGAAATCCTCTGGTTTACTTGGGTATTTTATCTTGGGAATAAGAGAAATTCTTGTGTTGTTAAGTTCCTTGAGAATAAAACCTGAATGAAAGAAGGACTTCACCGTATTACACACGTCATCTTTGACAGTTTTCCATTGTGTTTGATAGAATCCGGGTGGGAAATCATCTGGGCATGGACTTGTCCAAGGATCCATTGTCATTAGGGCTTTATAAATTTCCTCATTTGTAGGTATTGCCTCTAACTCTTGATTGTCAGCAGCCTTAATAAGAGAAGGAGTATGCTCCAAGAAATAATAACTGTCATTTGGAGAGGATGTAGACATAATCTTGCGAAAATGATTACGAAGAAGTTCCTCTAGAGAAGCTTTGTCAGAGCACCATGTACCATCTGGAGAAAGAAGTTCATCAATCCGATTTGAAGACCTTATTCTATTAGTTTTAATATGGAAATATTTAGAGTTTTTATCCATGTCATTGAAGTAATAATCCTTAGCTTTTTGTCTGTTAGAGCTTGCAGGAATATCATTAAGCGCATTGATCTCCTTCTCAAGATTGATAACTTCATTAGTATTACTCCCATTATTATCTGAAGCATGCAGTTGAGTAATATTCGACTGTAAATTTATAATTCTACCTTCAATATCACCAAAATTAGCTTTGATCCATTTAGACAAAATATTTCTAGTGTTAGATAACTTATTAGAGAATACAAAAGCATTAGAACTATGATAACAAGCAGACCAAGCCTTTTTAATTTCCTCATTACACTGATTATTTTGAAGCCAATGTTCCCAGAATTTCCAATTCCTACCAGATCCTCTATTTGATTAATATAAATCTAATAGTATGGGAAAATGATCCGAACCTCTTTGGGATAAATGTGTAAGTAAAGCATCATGGTAAGATAGGATCCAATCATTATGAATTAAAACCCTATCAATCCTAGATTTATATTGACTATTTTCATGCTTGTTACTAGACCAAGTAAAAGGATTTCCACTAAATCTAAGATCATAAAGACCTGATTTATTGATAGCATCTAAAACTTCTTTAGGTGTAGAACTAGGAGTCTGAatatttttatcatgagaagACAAGGTAATATTTAGATCTCCAATGAGAACccaagggattttaacagacttATTAAGGTCTAGAATATAAGACCATTGCTCTGGTTGTTCCTTTTTATAGGAAGTACCATAAACACAAGAGAGAAACCATTCTCCTTTACTGGGGTCGTTTGAAACAATAACATGAATTGTTTTATCAGATGAACCAACTCTATCAAGAGAGaaaccatctttccaaagaagaaAAAGGCCACCAGCTAAACCAATAGAAGGAACATAAAGATTATTAGGGAATCCTAGAAAACTAGATAATTTAAGGATTCTACCATCATTTATTTTGGTTTCGGATAAAAATATTATATCAGGGGAGTGTAACTTACTAAGATGCTACAAATGATCTCTAGTATCTTTACCTAGAAATCCCTGACAATTCCAACTTAAAACCTTCATGCTAGGGAAATTAAGTAACACATTTCTATTAAGAAGAAAAAGGGAATAAGAATAAATAAGAATGTAAAATTGCAAGTTGAAAAAAGGAGAAGtaatagaatgagaaataattgaTACCATGGCAGCAGGGATCTCCTCATTATCGTGAAGATACTCCTTCTCGGTCAAGGCTCCTTCTTCAATCAAATCATGTTCCATCTCAACAGTCTCATTTGTAGACGGTCCTTTCTCAGCATTCTCATTTTGGTTCTGTAATTGTTCAGCATATTCACCATCTTCTTTCTCAACCTCATGAAGATCATTATTCCTAGATCTTTTCAGTTTCCTTCCCTCATCTATCTCATCAGAGGCTTTTTCAGTTAACTGCTTCTGACTAGCCTCGCATGTTTTCTGCACCAATAGATCTAAGTCTTCAATTATGTTAACACCGTAAGCTTTGGAAAATTCATGTATATAAGCAATGTATTCCTCACTAGTATATCACCGAATTCTTAGATCCTCAGCAACATTCTCACACTCTTCATCATTATGATCAGACACAAAAcagtctttgcataaggtatggGATTGTCTTTCCCAGTGGTAGCGAACCCAAGAAACACCTCCTGCAGCAGTATTCCACCATCCCCCTCTATGAAGTGGTTTCGATAAGTAAATCTTGATCCTAGCTGTGATTGGACTTCCTACTCCTGGTCTACAATTTTCTGGATCTAACCAAATATTTTCTCCAAGTTCATTAACTGCATCATTTACCACCGTAGGAGAGTGATGTTCTAAAATAAGATGTTGGAACTGTACATTCCACTCTTGATGAGTAAACTTCTGGTCGTTCACACTGATAGAGGAATCATAAATTTTAAGATTAAGAAGACATTTAAGAACATTCCAGGAACCTTTTTTTAGAACAACTCTCATTGTATCTTATGCATGAAACTTGAAGCGAAAGATATTCCTATCAATACCTCGGACTTCTTTCACTTTATACCTTTTCCATAATGTGATTGTA from Papaver somniferum cultivar HN1 unplaced genomic scaffold, ASM357369v1 unplaced-scaffold_19, whole genome shotgun sequence includes these protein-coding regions:
- the LOC113338514 gene encoding zinc finger MYM-type protein 1-like, with translation MHLDTAVKRFKDLVSFIDNYRKTVFENSLIEATAVAATMGIEPHFPEKRIIKRTRHFDDESASEEAPPSGKDSFEVNYFNYILDQAISSLTSRFEQFQEFAEIFGFLYNVDQLRSLDDDILLDSCINLENHLKHGMSSDINGHDLYAEFKVLKSYLPAETGKAIDVLNFLKDMEGCYPNAFIAYRILLTIPVTVASAERSFSKLNLIKNYLRSTMSQERLNGLAMLSIEIEMLDNIDFDSIFEDQFLS